The following proteins are encoded in a genomic region of Pungitius pungitius chromosome 17, fPunPun2.1, whole genome shotgun sequence:
- the samd12 gene encoding sterile alpha motif domain-containing protein 12, which yields MAVEAVHCNLSQNGISHQRCPEDMTSQLEDEGVSVDAGPVLLDDDSPRFHEVSPPAYQRHPPPHRSVSESELSRPGYVKLSKPVALWTQPDVCKWLKKHCPNQHQIYSDSFKQHDITGRALMRLTDRKLERMGIMQEAQRQHILQQVLQLRVREEVRTLQLLTQASLECSPSSP from the exons CTGTTCACTGCAACCTGAGCCAGAATGGCATCAGCCACCAGCGGTGCCCGGAGGACATGACGTCACAGCTGGAAGACGAAGGGGTGTCTGTGGACGCGGGGCCCGTGCTGCTGGACGACGACAGCCCCCGCTTCCATGAAGTGAGCCCGCCCGCCTACCAGCGCCACCCGCCGCCACACCGCTCCGTCTCCGAGTCAGAGCTGTCCAGG CCAGGGTATGTGAAGCTGTCCAAGCCGGTGGCTCTGTGGACCCAACCGGACGTTTGCAAGTGGCTGAAGAAACACTGTCCCAATCAGCACCAGATCTACAGCGACTCCTTCAAACAGCACGACATCACAG ggCGGGCTCTGATGAGATTGACAGACAGAAAGCTGGAGAGAATGGGAATCATGCAGGAAGCCCAGAGGCAGCACATCCTGCAGCAGGTCCTGCAGCTCCGAGTCCGGGAGGAAGTCAGGACCCTTCAGCTCCTCACACAAG